A window of Malania oleifera isolate guangnan ecotype guangnan chromosome 5, ASM2987363v1, whole genome shotgun sequence contains these coding sequences:
- the LOC131155594 gene encoding putative F-box/kelch-repeat protein At3g17570 has translation MSVCAREKKIVSSFTVSAEGAVMEASPFCSLPKEINHEILCRLDVKSLATLKLVSKYWNCFLSDPSFLRFFSQRRPCITGFFYRSSAMYDEKIRYASIDDKEEPVSDPSSPLGFLDYPAVLHNSCNGLLHWFSAWNIQFISNPLTHKSVFLPWPFAWDEFFACGIAFDPTQSDHFHVVVITIQSGFPPLKLSSRAFSSETFRWSENATSLAIRGQIGTPFRREAGIFLNGSIHWELKSTAILVYDVKEKAGRIVESPLTNSPLMEVFGGVRGFSEPACLGEFFGELHYSRVLGTALRVWVKTQILSSNSGIWVQRLLIDLSPVILRDPNIRIGESEALAFLPDCRGVLLGATGKIYAYRFDEGEVRDVCIVERNGGDCVLPRMFFPFVHSLGLFNRSPMGNTEISGSERSNWGRIRLCWNLRRLLGRSRHRIHNMEP, from the exons ATGTCTGTGTGCGCGAGAGAGAAAAAGATTGTGAGTTCGTTCACAGTCTCCGCGGAGGGAGCAGTAATGGAGGCGAGTCCGTTTTGTTCTCTGCCGAAGGAAATCAACCATGAAATCCTATGTAGGCTCGACGTGAAATCTCTCGCAACGCTAAAGCTCGTGTccaaatactggaactgcttccTATCCGATCCTTCATTCTTGCGATTCTTCTCCCAGAGAAGGCCCTGCATCACCGGTTTCTTCTACCGCAGCAGCGCCATGTATGATGAAAAGATCCGGTATGCATCAATCGACGACAAGGAAGAACCCGTATCCGACCCGTCTTCGCCTCTAGGGTTCCTCGATTATCCAGCGGTTCTCCACAATTCCTGCAATGGTCTTCTGCACTGGTTCTCCGCTTGGAATATCCAATTCATATCGAATCCATTAACGCATAAGTCCGTATTTCTCCCGTGGCCGTTCGCTTGGGACGAGTTCTTCGCGTGCGGGATCGCTTTCGATCCGACGCAATCTGATCATTTTCATGTTGTGGTTATCACGATTCAATCTGGATTCCCACCACTCAAACTGAGCTCTAGAGCTTTCTCCTCCGAGACCTTCCGCTGGAGCGAAAACGCAACATCCCTCGCGATTCGCGGACAGATTGGCACCCCGTTCCGTCGCGAAGCAGGGATCTTCTTGAACGGCTCGATTCACTGGGAATTGAAGAGCACCGCGATTCTCGTCTATGACGTGAAGGAGAAAGCCGGGAGAATTGTAGAATCGCCACTGACGAATTCGCCGTTGATGGAGGTTTTCGGCGGGGTAAGAGGGTTTTCCGAACCGGCATGTTTGGGGGAATTCTTCGGAGAACTTCACTACAGCCGCGTTCTTGGGACGGCACTGAGAGTTTGGGTGAAAACCCAAATCCTTTCGTCCAACTCAGGCATCTGGGTTCAGCGGCTTCTGATCGATCTCTCCCCGGTGATCCTCAGAGACCCTAACATCAGAATTGGTGAATCGGAAGCGCTTGCTTTTCTTCCTGATTGCCGGGGAGTTTTACTGGGAGCGACTGGGAAGATTTATGCATACCGGTTTGACGAGGGCGAGGTTAGGGATGTGTGTATTGTGGAGAGAAACGGAGGGGATTGTGTTCTTCCGAGGATGTTCTTTCCCTTTGTGCACAGCTTGGGATTGTTCAATCGTTCTCCAATGGGGAACACAGAG ATTTCAGGTTCAGAGAGAAGCAATTGGGGGAGGATTCGTCTGTGCTGGAACCTGCGGAGATTACTAGGTAGGTCTCGGCACAGGATTCACAACATGGAACCGTAG